TCGAGCGGGTCATTCACCTGAGCCTGGCCCCCAAGCGAATGAAATTCTTCTTCAAGCGCTACCTGGACTACGAGAAGCAGCACGGCTCAGAGAAGGATGTGCAGTCAGTCAAGGCGAAGGCCCTGGAGTACGTGGAGGCTAAGAGCGCCATGGTGGACTAGGGGCCGGCTGGCTCCAGGACACTGCGACAGCCTGCCCGACCCTCAGGCGCCTGCGCCGTTGAGAAACTGTGTTGCCTGAGGACTCTATTTACGTGCTGCCTTTTCTGCAGCATCCTTGGGGTAATCCCGtcaagataaaaaataatttgagatttCTTATAATTCCTTTTTGCTTGTCTTAAGAACCaatttgtttcatctttttccttttctggggcTGCTCAGTGGTTGCAGGCAGCAGGCTTCTGGGTCCCCAGGGAACCTGAGAGTCTCCTTCTTGGGAGGTCCCTGGGAGCAGGAATGGAGGGCCATACCCACAACCCTGGAGTCAGGATCCCACTGTGGCCCTGGCGGGCTCTTGGTCCAGCAGGGGGTGTGAGTGGGGTCATCAGCAGGGTCCTGGGAGCAGGCCACACCCTTCTAGATTATGGCATCTCTGGACCTTGCCTCTGCCTCAGCTCCGTGGTACCTTGTGCCCCTTGGTGGAGGCTGTGAGGcttgggcaggaggagaggcagaGCCCAGAAGGGAAATTCAGGGACCTGAGTGCCTGAGAGGAAGGTGACAGGTATCAGCTCAAACCAGCTGGTGATGTCTTCTCTGGGGGCCAGTGGGGCCAGATTACCCAACCTCTCTGAACTGGGTGCCTCGTTTGTGAAATGGGGTTAAACAATCCTGCTTGAAGGATTTTATGGACTGAGTGAGAGCATGTATATTATGTGCtgccacagggcctggcacatgccTGCTCAGTGAGGACCTAGATTgacatgctgtgtgaccttgggagacTACACGGATTCTCTCCCTGTTGCTCCCCTGAGGAGAGCTTGCTGGGCAGAGGGCATTGACTGACTTGTTCCTTGGGACCTGAGGGAGAAGGGATGTGATGGGCCCGctgcacccccacctccctgtAAATTTCTCAGAAAGACTGTCTCTGCCTCCTTTGATAAGTAATAATCCCGTGTTCCTGAATTAAGAGGCCAGCCCAGACCCAGCTAGTTGAAGCCAGTTCATTTTTGGCTTGGTCTTAAGGGAATTAAAAGTTTCCTTGGGCAGAGCTTTAAATGTCCTGAGAGCTGGGGAGCTTTTCCGTGGGAAATGACTGAGTCCCATGAGAGACTGGGACAGGGACAAGGGAGAGCGCATCGGAGGTCCTAGAAGTGGCGGAGGTGCTCAGGCAGGGTGGGCGTGGGAGGGAGGCCATGGAGCGTTGGCCTGGTTCTCGCTCGTTAGCTCTGGGTTACGAGAGCTGGACTGCCCAGCTGAGCACAGGGGCCGGGTCTGCTGACTCCTGATGTCTAAGCCGAGCTTCCCTCTGAGAAAGGCCAGGCTCCATCTGTTTCCCAGATCAAATCAGATGACTGAACCCAGTTAAGAGATCATCAGCCCCAGGGCCTTCCCGCAAGCGGGAACAcctgcctctgcctcccctgACCCCCAGCGCTCCCTTCTACCCATTTCAGTCTCACCCAGGGTCTctgtcctcttccctccccaggtcTGGGATTTAGGCCTGtgtccccagtagctcagctggtaaagaatccgcctacaacacaggagaccccagtttgattcctgggttgagaagatcccctggataagcgataggctaacccactccagtattctcgcctggagaatccccatggacagaggatcctggcgggctgcagtccatggtgtcgcaaagtcggacatagctgaagcaacttagcacatagcatCGTGACCTCCAGTGTGCTGTGGCATGACCCATCCAGTCACACAGACACCAAGCTAGTCCTTTATACTAAGAAAAGCTTTATCaaaaatgtgtataaaataaagCTGGAGGCATACGCCAGAGGGCTGCTTCCCAGCTGTGCATACCGAGCCAGCTGTCCATGTGCAGTTCCGCAAGTGGCCTGCATAGCCTTCTGCACTCGAGCCTGCTGGTGAGTTTCATCGTCACCTGACTGCTGGCCAGGGCTTCCCACACGGGTGGAATGGGTCCCTCTAGTCAGAGGTCATCCTCCACATCATAGTTCATGAAGGACCAGTTCTGGGAAAGGGTCTTTTCTTCAAAGCTGTTGACCAAGTGGCTGGTGGCAACTGGAAAGGGGACTTCTTCAGGTCTGAGGGCCTTCCTGCCAGAGCCCACCTCGTCtaccagctctcacatccatatcccAGTTTCACTTTGTTTCTCTCCTGGCCTGTTTCCCCTAAAAGCTATAGTTTAAAAATCTCTGGGGAATTCAGTGGTTGGGACCATGCACCTTAATTGCAGAGGGCGAAGGTTCAGCcctgggtcaaagaactaagatcccacaagccatgcgcAGCCAGAAAACAAGTCCCCTCTGATGCTGGTGTGAGCAGGCAGTGGGGTTCAGTTTGGGACCAAATACCGTCACTGGACAAGAGTGTGGGAACGGGACCCTCAGGAGGGAAGCAGAGACATCTCTACATGGTCTGGGGCCATGCCGTTGCCCACCACACCCTGGGCCCACTTGTGCAGGCGGCTGTAGAGTGGGAGGCCTTGGTTCTCACGGTACAGGTAGACGCCGGTGATGGCGTTCCATTGTGGCCGCGGCTGTGTGCCTTCCACTGGGAACTTGGCGACCAGCTCCTCGTCGTCCTTGTTGAGCGCCACAAAGCCGAAGAAGCGGCGCACGTTGTTGGCAGCCAGCACCCGCGAGTGCACCTCAGCCGTGCGCTGGAACAGCTGGTCCTCATTGGCGCGGTACTGCGCCCAGTAGGCCTCCTGGCGGTAGCTGAGTGGTGAGCAGTAGTGCTTGAGGCATTTGGTCAGGAACACCAGGATGGCCACCACGCCGATAAGCAGCCACCCAAAGAGCTGGCCAGAGAAGGGGCAGGGTTGAGGGCGGGCAGCGAGCTGCCTGGACCCCCACCTGCCCCGGGAAGAAGTGGCGGGAGCTGGTCAGAGGGTGTGGGCTGGGTGGAACCAGACATAACCCCCTGAGAGCTGGCTCTGTCCCTTCCCTGGCCTCAGATTCTGTTCCTCTAAGGGCAGCAGGCCCTTCTGACTGTGATTCCTCCACTTTGACCTCACTCCCTGGAGCTCACACCTTCTGTGTTTAGACTTAGCCTCTTGGAAATCACTCATGTGCTTGTCTCCTGTGGCCATGAGCCTATTGAGGACTAGGACAGTCAAGGTCatctttgtttccccatttaAGCGTGGACAGAGATCTGTGGGCATTTGAGCATCAGATACATTTTATCTCTCTGCCTACCATCTTCCGTCTCCCTTGGTGCTGTCTCCAGCCCTGCTTTTCTACTTGTGTTACTTATGTACCTTTAGAAAATCTGTGCTCAGGtctttccctggcggtccagtggttaagactccgcacttgCATtgcacgagttcaatccctggtcagggaactaaaatcccacatgctgtgcagtgtgaccccccaaaaagaaaactgCTCTTTTCTGCCTGTTTCTCACACCCTGCTTCTTTTAAGTTAACAAGCTGTTTTTCTGCTCCTGCTCAGGTCTCTGCTCTTGCCTCCTCTCCCTGACCAATTCCACTTCTTCAGAACTAAGCCGAGGCTGAGGCTAGGATCGTGGTGGcagctgctgcttcctgactGGACACCCCTCCTGACTCAAGGGACTTCTCTTCTGTCGGCAATGCCTGAGGCTGACTGCTGGGCAATGACTTTTCCTGGGATAGGAACATGCTCATCCCCTGAGCCAGCCATCCTCCACTACCAGCTCATGGCCAACAGCAAAACTTTCATAAGACAGCAGGGGTTTGTGCTCAATCCAGCTGGAGCGAAGGGTTTAATCTGTGACAGGTATCAGGCTCGGACTGagcaagaaaaaaattcctttaatGTTTAAAACTCTCTTATTTGGGATGGCGTTGACCCTTGTCCCACCAATCGCTAACCCATGGATACCCAGCTCTGATGCCTGAGGCTGTTAATCTAGTGATTTTCTGGGGAGCTCAGCCCCGGAGGACTAACTCCAGGGTTAACCCTGAGCCGTTACCTGCCCACCCACCATCAGGtaggggagaaaagagaagcttCTCTTGGTACAGTCTTACCTGGGACTCATACTTCAGTCTGCGGCTGACCTCCTCCCGGAAGACTGACAGGTTGGCAGGGCCCTCCCCGCATGGGAACCTGGCCAGGATTTCTGTGGCATGGGCTAGTGGGAAGCTCCTTTCTCCAACCATGAGTGAATAGGGGTTCACGAACTCACTGAGAGCACAGACATAGGCCTCACCACGCAGCAGGGAGATGACAGACCACGTGACGGGGGCCACGGCTGCGCGGCCCACGATGGAGCTTAGGAGGAGGAAGTTGGGGGCAGCCGAGCAGTTCTTGGTCCTCCGGTACTGGCACTCAGCAACCAGGTTCCAGGTGTGGTTGTTGAGGATGACGCCAATGAGGAAGAGTGCCAGGGCCGGCACCCCAATGGCTGCCAGCCCATACAGGTAGTTCCGGGCTGGTGAGCAAGGGCAGTGGAAAGCCACCACGGTGAACAGCTCCTGGCTGCCCACTGTGCCTAGTGCCACCAGCCCGTTGAAAATCATCACATCCTTGCTCTTGAAGAAGAGTGACAGGAAGCGAAAGTTCTCTGCAATCAAGGCTGCCATGGTGATGGGTCAGCTGGGGGACCGACGGCAAGGGTGGAGGCAGGAGGCGATCTGGATGATGGCTCCAGGTGGGACTACGAGAGCTTGCAGGCTAGTGGGCACCGGAAGGCAGGGCACAGTCTTGCCATTTCATCCCCTGTAGTGGCCAGTTGGGTGCTTCCTGTGGGACAGTAGATGACAAATCAGTATTTGCCTCTGAAAATAGGGACCAGGGGGCTCTTGTGAAGTCAGGCTGGTGAGAGACGAAGGAGACTCGGGAAGCCGCAGGGCCAGGTAGAAATAGAGTAGCCACTGTTCACTGAACTCCTACTATATGTCAGGCATTTTGCACCCCTCATTGCCCATCATCACGGTCCTGCACTGAGCTGTGATAGCCCAGTGCACGGTTGAGAAGGTGGAGGTTTCCCCAGGATGACTGCCTGCCCGGCTCTCACATGAGTGCAGAGCTGAGATTTAAGCTCAGGTCTGTCTGCCTCACACACTTAGGTTCTTGTCATCCCCATaagcttcccttgaggtggggacTAGGAATGGCCCTGTGGCTTTGGGGAATCTGGGATATTGACTGGCTTTCCCTTTGGGATTCCAGGTACTTGCTAATGTGCTAGGGGACCTAGGACAGTTTGGAGGGTGTGTCCTCGGGTGTCTAGCCCATGGGTATAAAAGCTGGAGTGGGTGTCCGGTGGATGAGGGACTTGAGCTTGACCCTGTGCTATGGGTTGGTGTGGAGGAAGGGGTCTCCAGTCAGTGGTGAGCCTGGTGCAGCCTCCCTGGAGTTCATAAGAGCCTTTTCATTTTGGAGACCACAGGCTCTGGACTGGTTTAGGAGATCCTGGCTCTCAATATACTTCATGACTTTTCTCTGGACTTCAGTGCTCTCATCTGTGAAAAGAGGATAAATCATTTTGCCCTTGTCCTCGTCTTAGGAATGctggagggaaagaaagggaattggggtgtgtgtgtgggcgggggggggtgggggcgggtaaTTCTTCGTGGGGCAAAAATCAGGAAACTAAGTCCTCCAGAGGATAAGCGCTTTGCTCAAAGCTATTCAAATATGGACGTGCCtggaggagacttttgagcatgACCTAAGCAGGCCTGGGAAGTGGACAATGGTGGGTCAAGCTAAGCAAGCCCTCTGTTTTCCTGGTTTCCTCTGCCCCTGCTCTGTGCCCATCCACAAGTGCCCTGGcaagcctccccttccccacctgtTCCCCTTTCTTTGTCCAGCAGCCATGTTCCACCCAGGTCCCCAGGCCTGAGGCCGCCCAGCCAGCCAGCAAAGGAGGCCTTGATGAAGCCTAAGGCTTGGCCATGCCCACGAGACAGTGGAGCCTCCGAAGACAGAAGCCTGCTCTTGGTCTGGGTAGCAGCCATGCTGGCAGCCTGCCAGGAAGTAGCCGAGGCCTCCAGCTTCAGCCCTGTTCTGCCCCAACTCCCTTCCCAGGTTCCGCCCACACAGGCAAGGGTGTGGCCCCTGTTCTTCTTTCTATCCCGGGATGAAAAACAAAAGTCCTCAGGCCAGAGGCAGCTGGGGAGTGGAGAGATGGGAGGTGAGGTGCGGGCAGCGAACAGAGGTGGGGGGTCCTGCCAGTATTTCCTTCTGTGCCTCCTCTCTGGACCACTGTCCCTCCCGGTTACTGCCAAGACTGCCTGACTGGGTGCCACGTGGGTTGCCAGGTGGAGAATGTAAGAACCACCGCGGGAAGAAAGCGCCACCTCTATGGACCGTTGATgagggcctttattgggcggtcgctctagggcagaactcccgggggcgagTGAGCAAGGAgacaaagggagtctgcgaggtatgaggggtgggggaagggttttatagccggGGCCGGgttcccatataaggaagaaagtgCGGGCTCAGCAGTGATTGgcgtccaagggctccgtgtcggctccTGGTTGGTCCGCTTGGTTGCCGAGGTGTGTCTGCAGTCCTCTGCCGGGtcatgtcccgacatgcccgggcaGGCCCAGGCCTGCCTTAACCATCTTGCCCTGACCTCTCATCCCGGCCTTTTTGATATAGGACAAGGGACACCgattctttctggctacttcctgctgaacgggGGCGACGGGGGTAGGGTGAGGCCGGGATGACAAGGGGCGTCTGTCGTTGATCTTGTCACGGAGGGTTTGTTGGAAGCCCCTGGTACTGCTGTCGCAGCACCATCAGCTGGACCGTGTTGAGCCGTTGCTTGATAAAGGCCAGAAGCTTGTTCAGGATACAGGGCCCAAAAGTCAGGAGCAGTAGAATGAGTGGTCCCATTAAGGAGGATAGCGAAGTCGTCAGCCAAGGGGAACTTTGGAACCAAGACTCAAAccagccctgctgggcctccctctctctcttcctgcgtTCTAATCCCTCTCTTACTTTAGCCATGGACTCTCGAACCACCCCAGTATGATCAGCGTAGAAACAGCGTTCTTCTTTGAGGGCCGCACAGAGGCCCCCCTGTTGCAAAAAGACCAGGTCTAGCCCTCTGCGGTTTTGTAATACTACTTCGGAAAGCGAAGTTAAGGACTTCTCTAGGGCCATCATGGACTTCTCTATGCGGGCGATGTCTTCGTCAATTGCGGCCCTCAGGGTGGTCAGGCCCTGATGTTGTGTGGTGAGGGAAGCAATGCCCGTGCCCGTCCCGGCTGCCCCCAGGGCAAACAGCGTTGCCAGAGTAACAGCTGTAACGGGCTCCCTCTTGTGTCTAGGAGCTGGGGTGTCTCGGTCCCAAAAGTTGTAGAGGACCTCTTCTAGGTGGTATGTAATCTTGGGTACTACTGCTACCATGACACAGAATTCCCTGCTCCGGTTGAAGACAGCCAAGTGGAGACAGGGCGTTAGCCCAGTCTGTGAGCACACCCACCACCCCCCGGTTTCGGGTATGACGTAGGTCTTATTGGTGAAGTTGGTATCATTGCCAGTCTGGGCGCACAAGGTTTGTTTATCTGTAGGAACCGTGCCTAAGCAGGTCCCCGAACCCCATACTTGTTTCATGGTAAGGCCTACCTTGCGGTCTCCCCAAGAGCACTGTGGTGGGTTGGAGATAACGGATAAGTTGTAGGTAGCATTTAAGCCCACGGCCTCGTAGTAAGGTGGATATAGGGTGTAACAAAGCCAGCAGGATTGGGTCGCATCAGGATTGGAGTGGTTAAGGGCCCCGTAGGCTTCCTTGACCATGGCCCACAGGGGTTCCTGGGTCTCTGGTGGGTCAGTCCGGGTCAGCTGAGGGTTGGGGGGCGGTGAGGGTGGACGAGGTCACATTTGTGGCGTTTGTCCCCTGTGGTGAGGGGCGCGGGGGTGCAATAACCTGGTTGGGCCCCACAGCATGGGTCTGAGCGGGTTGCAGGACTTGCTGGACATATAGTATTGCGCTTGGGGCCCCCCAGCCATCATAGACCTGTATTCCCCAGGCTAGCCCGGAGATCCATCTGTTTTCAGTCCGTCCTTGCTGTGTGAATGATAGTCTGACTAAGTCACAGTCGGGGCAGTACTTTGTGAATCTGTGGTTCCACATGTCCTGGGTGATGGGATTTACGAAGGACATATTGATCAGGTCTGGCTTGGTCACCGACCATTTCCAGTACCCATCGTTGGAAGTGACACAGTCCCAGGATTTACAGTAGCGGCTCACCATTCCCCCACAGGTCTTTATGTTTTCCCGCTGATGTCCCGGACAGGCATAAAACCCGACCTTTCTGAGATATGCCCGGGCCCATGAGGTCTCGGTTAGCTGTTGAAGGTGAAAGTATAGGTCAGGCCACCACATATCTTTCGGTTGGGTGGCTGTGGTCCGGTTTAGCTCTTCGTAGGTCTCTCCATTTTTTAAGACCCAGGTGACCTGAAAGGGCTGGTGGGGGTTTTGGTTGGTGTGCCCCCTTTTTTCCAGGACTCCCAGTACCCCCAGAGTAACCCAGAGTAGAGAGCCCCGCATCGTTCTGAGGTTGGAGTGAAAGGTCTCTGGGCTATTCAGGAATCGACGGCAGAGGGGTTCGGGTGATGGTCAGTTTGGTCGGCCCCGTGAGAGTGGAGCGGTAGAAGTGGTCGGGAGAaagggccggggccggggccgcccCTGTTTCTGGGAGACCCGGGGGAGCTCGTTTGAGTCGGGTCAGGTGGTACCAGGGCTCGTGTCCCAGGAGTTTGGCTGCTGTAGGGGTGGTGAGGATTACAGTATGGGGTCCCGTCCAGCGAGGCTGTAGTGGGCGGGGACTCAGGGTTTTGAGCAGTACCTGATCTCCTGGGGCCAGAGGCTGGGTGGGCCTCTCGTCGTCTGTTGGTTGTGGCAGGACCCGGTCTGCGTGTCCCCTCAGCAAGGATcgtaggagggagaagagggggaggtaCCCCGCGAGTGGGGGAGCCTCTCCTGCGGGGAGGTGAGTCAGGAGATAGGGCCTGCCGTAGAGCAGTTCAAAAGGGGTCAAACCTGTTTTGGAGTGGGGTGTGGTGCGAATGCAAGTGAGCGCCAGAGGAAGGAGGTCGACCCAACACAGCCGTAGTTCTGAGGCAAGCTTGGTCAGATGCGTCTTGATGATGCCGTTCACCCGCTCTACCTTGCCTGATGATTGGGGCCGATAGGGGATGTGGAGATGCCAGTCGATACCCAGGGCCGCAGCCACCTGCTGAGAGATCTGCGAGATAAAAGCAGGCCCATTGTCAGAATGGAGAGTTTGGCAACCCAAATCTGGGGATGAGATGGGCCGTCAAGACCTCCGCCACCGCCGCTGCCGTCTCTCGGGCAGTGTGGAAGGCCTCGACCCATCCTGAAAAGGTATCCACCAAGACCAGTAGATAGCGGTGGGTTCGATGTCTGGGCATATGGGTGAAGTCTATCTGCCAATCCTGCCCGGGCATATGTCCCCTCAACTGGTGAGTCTCCTGTGGGGGTCGGAGTCCTCCTTGGGGAGAGGTGGAGGCACATGTTAGGCAGGAGCGCTGGACGGCATATATGGTCTGTCTGAGATGTAGGGGAGAAAAGACagggctgagaaaggaaaagagagcccTTGGCCCGATGTGGAGAGTATTGTGGATTTGGGATATTATGGCCTTAGCCTGGCGCTCAGGAAGCACGGGTTTATTATGGAGTAGTATCCATCCCGACGGGTGCCTCTGAGCCCCTTCTTGCGCCAGCAAGgctctggcttccctgctggAATAATCTGGGTTGAAGGTGGATCTCTAAGTCAGCAAGGGCTCGGGGGCTTGTTGTAAGGTAATCTGTCGAGCCACTTGGTCTGCCATATTGTTACCCAGCGCGAGTGTCATGGGAATTTTGGTGTCCCTTGCAGTGTATGATAGCGACCTCTTTGGGCAAGGATAAGGCATCCAACAGCCGAGTAATGTGGGGGGCATtacagatgggggatcctttagtGGCCAGGAAGCCCCGTTCCTTCCAGATTGCTGCGTGAGAATGGGCAATCAAGAAGGCATACTTCGAGTCCGTGTAAATATTGgccctctttccttctgctaggTGTAAGGCTCTAGTTAGGGCCGTTAGTTCAGCCTTCTGAGAAGTCGTCCCGGGTGGCAAGGGTTGAGCTTctaggacttcccgggtggtcacCACAGCGTAGGCCGCCTGTCGGTTTCCACTGGGATCTCACTTTGAGCTCCCATCAACGAACAAAGTCAGCTCCGGATTCGATAGAGGTTTGGAGAACAGGTTGTGGTTGCATAAGGGACTCAAGGGCCTCCGAGCATGAGTGGGTTGGGGGTTctgaggagacagtgagggagggTAGTGAGGAAAGCGGGTTTAATTGTGGGGAGCGGCCCACGGAAACCTGAGGATTGTCCAGGAATACCAGGTGAAACTGTTGTAGCCTGGACTCGCTAAGTTCGGAAAGGAATCTAGAGGCTAAAATGTCACCCAGACGGTGAGGCGAAAAGATGGTCAAGGGTTGGCCATGAATCAGCTTCTTTGCATCGGCGTACAGCGTCGCCACCGCCGCTAGTACCCGCAGGCAGGGGAACCATCCCCTGGCTGTGGGGTCAAGTTGTTTGGATATGTAAGCAATAGGCAGCAATTCTGGGCCGATCGGTTGCACCAAAGCTCCAAAGGCTATCCCTCCCTTTTCATCAGTGTATAGGTGGTGTGGATAGTTGGGGtttgggagaaagagaggaggcGCAGCCAATAGGGTTGAGCGTAAAGCGTGGAAGGCCCGAACCACTTCGGTGGGGGAAGACAGCGGACAGCGGCCCTGTGGGAGTTTCTTTAGCTGCCGCATATAAAGGTTTGGCCAGGGTAGCATAGTTTGGGACCCAGTGTTGGAAGAATCCCGTCAGTCCTAAGAAGGACAATATCTGATCTCCGTTAGTCAGAGGGCAAATGGACCGGAGGAGGCTACACCGGTCTGTGGTCAGGGCTTTAGTGGTCGGAGTGATTTGGAGGCCCAGATAGACGACAGAAGTCTGAGTCAGTTGGGCTTTCGATTGTGAGGCTCTGTAACCCTGGGAGCCAAG
The Budorcas taxicolor isolate Tak-1 chromosome 23, Takin1.1, whole genome shotgun sequence genome window above contains:
- the CALHM2 gene encoding calcium homeostasis modulator protein 2 gives rise to the protein MAALIAENFRFLSLFFKSKDVMIFNGLVALGTVGSQELFTVVAFHCPCSPARNYLYGLAAIGVPALALFLIGVILNNHTWNLVAECQYRRTKNCSAAPNFLLLSSIVGRAAVAPVTWSVISLLRGEAYVCALSEFVNPYSLMVGERSFPLAHATEILARFPCGEGPANLSVFREEVSRRLKYESQLFGWLLIGVVAILVFLTKCLKHYCSPLSYRQEAYWAQYRANEDQLFQRTAEVHSRVLAANNVRRFFGFVALNKDDEELVAKFPVEGTQPRPQWNAITGVYLYRENQGLPLYSRLHKWAQGVVGNGMAPDHVEMSLLPS
- the LOC128067717 gene encoding uncharacterized protein LOC128067717, with product MAGYGISQQVAAALGIDWHLHIPYRPQSSGKVERVNGIIKTHLTKLASELRLCWVDLLPLALTCIRTTPHSKTGLTPFELLYGRPYLLTHLPAGEAPPLAGYLPLFSLLRSLLRGHADRVLPQPTDDERPTQPLAPGDQVLLKTLSPRPLQPRWTGPHTVILTTPTAAKLLGHEPWYHLTRLKRAPPGLPETGAAPAPALSPDHFYRSTLTGPTKLTITRTPLPSIPE